The DNA region AAACGCATAGAAGCGAATCAGCACACGCCAGGTCGCGAGGTGCAGTCAGTGGCGGCGGCCAGTCTGAATCAATGGACTAGCGGTGGGGGCGACTATGCTGCCAATAACAGTGTGAATATCTACTCAGAAGGTTATATGGCATCTTTGGCGCTGGATTTTTCCCTGTTGCATGACACAGCGTTGAAGGCTTCTTACCGGGAGGTGCATAAGCGCCTATATCAAGATTATCGAGTGCCTAAAGGCTACCAGGTCGCAGATGTACTACAGATCCTGCAACAACTGAGTGGCCGCGATTATCATGACTGGTGGCAGCAGCATGTGGACTCACCCTTGAGCTTGGATTTCGCGGCATTGCTGGCTCAAGCCGGGTTACAGTTGAGCTATGGTAACGACAGCAAAATGCAGCCCTATCTTGGCATTAGCCTAGGTGATGGTTTAACCCTGAAACGGGTGGCACGTAATAGTCCTGCCTGGCAGGCCGGGATTGGGGCTGGCGATGAACTGATTGCCGTGAATGGTATCAAGGTGACTGCTGAAAGTTTTGGTAAGCGGCTCAATGACTTTCAGGCGGGAGAGACGATTACCCTGACGCTGTTCAGCAATGATACTTTGGTCAGCCATCAAGTGGTGTTGGGGCAGCAACCCTCAGGAACGCTGCAATTGCAGCCAGTAAAAGAGGTTTCCCGGCATCAAAAAGCCTTCTTTAAAGCTTGGTTGGGAATCGATTGGCCCTTTGATAACAAAGGTAATTTTAAGGCCTGAATTATCGCGCCAGCTCGGTAGCGCGGTTGGTGCAGGAAAGGTGTCGCGGCACCTTTCCCTGGTGCTTAAGCTACAGCGCTGCGTCGTCCAAGCCACCAAGCGCGTTGATTAAAGCCAGCACTAAGGCTTGCAGCTCACTGCTCATCAGCGCGAAATCGGCATCGGCCTTGGCGGCGGGATCTTCACCCGCCACATCATCGGTCTGGGCACGGAACTCTTCCGCAAATTTCAGCCGTTTGACACTGGCATCAGATTGCAGCAGCAATGCAATTGATTGTTCAAAATGCAGTGCTAGCTTGTGTACCTGCTTACCGGTTTCCAGGTGTGCCAGCACTTCTTCTTCAGCGAGATCCTGCTGCTTGAATTTGACAATACCGCCTTCATCGCTGGCGGACTTCAACTCGGCTTCATCCTGAATTTCAAATGGTGCTGGCGCATGGCCCTGTTTCAGCCATTCTGTCAGTTGAACTTCAATCGGCGTTTTGACACTCACGGGAACCACTGGCAGCGACCCGACGGCTTTGCGCAATAATGCCAGCAACTCTTCGGCCTTATTGGCGCTGGAGCTGTCTACCAGCAATAACTGTTGCTCTGGCAGCAGTAATGCGTGGATCTGGCTGCGGCGTGAGAAGGCTCTGGGCAGTAAAGTGCTGGTGATATCTTCTTTGAGTGACTCTTTTTCTTTCTTGGTGATCTTACGCTGTTCCTGCTCTTCCAGTTTGGCCACTTGCTCATCCAGCGCTTCACGGATCACTTGGGATGGCAGGATCTTTTCCTCTTTGGTGGCACAGATCAGATAACTGTTATTGGCAGCATGTACCAAGGCCTGCCCCAATTTTCCCAGCGCATTACTGAAACCAAATTTGCTGATGTCCTGGCTGGAACAAGGGGAAAACGGATAACCAACAAGTGCCTGTTCCAGCGCTTCTGCGGTGATGGCAAAAGGCTTGTTGAAACGATATAGGGTGAGATTTTTAAACCACATAACCACGGCTCTGATAAAAATAAAGCCGCAGTGTAAGCCATCCTGAGCGGGGGTAAACCATGGCAGTAGCACAGCTTTTAACGAACAAAACAGATTTAACCAAAATGTCATAAAGTACAGAAAAACCTGACAAACCCCGCCATTAAGGGATTTTTAGCGGCGACAACCGCGTCGCCAAACCGCTGTCACACAGCCGCGAAAAAATGAAATAAAACTGCAACAAGCTCATTGCACACTTGCGCTCGTTCCAAACCAATAACCAAGACGAGAGAACGTCGAAAGGAAACAATGATGAACGCATTTTGCAAAACCCTACTCGCTTCTGCCATCGCTGCTGCTTCTGTTGCCTCTGCGCATGCGGCTGATCCGTTGACCGTTTACGGTAAGTTGAACGTCACTGTTCAGAACAACGATGAGAACGGCGAAGATTCTGTAACCTCTGTGCAAAGCAACGCCTCTCGTTTCGGCGTTAAGGGTGATTACGACCTCGGTAATTCACTGTCTGCTTTTTACACCGTTGAGTATGAAGTTGCCACTGACAGCAGTAGCAGCAACAACTTCGTCGCTCGTAACCAGTTCGTTGGCTTGAAAGGTAATTTCGGTGCGATTTCTGTTGGTCGTAACGATACCATGCTGAAGAATTCTCAGGGTAAAATTGATCAGTTCAATGATTTGTCTGGTGACCTTAAGCACCTGTTTAAGGGCGATAACCGTATGGCACAGACTGTGACTTATTTGAGTCCTGCCATGGGTGATTTCCGTTTCGGTGCGACCTATGCCGCGGATGCTGACAGTGCCCAGGCTGGCGACAACGGTTTTTCTACTGCATTGATGTACGGTGATGCAAACCTCAAGAAAACCCCAATATATGCAGCGATTGCTTATGATTCCCAAGTAAAAGGCTACGATGTTCTGCGTGCTTCTGTGCAGGCTAAATTGGGCGACTTCAAACTGGGCGGTATGTACCAGACTCAGGAAAAATCTGAAGGTGATAACGACAGCATCAACGGTTACCTGGTAAGCGCTGCCTACGATATCAAAGAAGTGACTTTGAAAGCTCAGTATCAGGATATGGAAGATACTGGCGATTCATGGTCAGTAGGGGCTGATTACAAGCTGGCTAAACCAACCAAAGTATTCGCTTTCTACACCAGCCGCTCTATGGATGATGCCGCGGATGATGACAAATACTTTGGCGTTGGTCTGGAACACAAGTTCTAAGATTAATGCACGCTATCGAGCCAGTCATTAGACTGGCTTTTTCTTGGCAATGACGCCATCGTATTATGACACTTACATGATGCAGCTTGCGGGCTATGCTGACGCAGGGTGACATTTTTCCTGGTAACCGCGCCTTCTTGCCGACTTTTGTGACACAATGGTGGCAAATAATGGGGCTGTGTGACACGGTTTCATAATTTTGTCACAAATCTGACCAATAATAGCTGCGTGTTAATTCACTGACAGAAACGCTTATGACCGCAAGGATTTTGATTGTTGAAGATGAGCTTGCCATTCGGGAAATGCTCACCTTTGTAATGGAACAACATGGCTTTGCTGCCAGCGGCGCAGAAGACTTTGATTCTGCCATGGCACAACTGAAGGAACCTTATCCAGATCTGATTTTGCTGGACTGGATGTTCCCAGGTGGCAGTGGCATTCAGTTCGCAAAGTCGCTGAAGCAAGACGAATTTACCCGTAAAATTCCTATCATCATGCTGACGGCAAGAGGTGAAGAGGAAGATAAGGTCAAAGGGCTGGAAGTGGGTGCCGATGACTATATCACTAAGCCTTTTTCACCGAAGGAACTGGTGGCGCGAATTAAAGCAGTATTGCGCCGCGCGGCGCCAACGCGTCTGGAAGACACCATTGAAGTGCAAGGGTTGATACTGGATCCCGTCAGTCATCGAGT from Shewanella dokdonensis includes:
- the rdgC gene encoding recombination-associated protein RdgC, whose product is MWFKNLTLYRFNKPFAITAEALEQALVGYPFSPCSSQDISKFGFSNALGKLGQALVHAANNSYLICATKEEKILPSQVIREALDEQVAKLEEQEQRKITKKEKESLKEDITSTLLPRAFSRRSQIHALLLPEQQLLLVDSSSANKAEELLALLRKAVGSLPVVPVSVKTPIEVQLTEWLKQGHAPAPFEIQDEAELKSASDEGGIVKFKQQDLAEEEVLAHLETGKQVHKLALHFEQSIALLLQSDASVKRLKFAEEFRAQTDDVAGEDPAAKADADFALMSSELQALVLALINALGGLDDAAL
- a CDS encoding porin, with amino-acid sequence MMNAFCKTLLASAIAAASVASAHAADPLTVYGKLNVTVQNNDENGEDSVTSVQSNASRFGVKGDYDLGNSLSAFYTVEYEVATDSSSSNNFVARNQFVGLKGNFGAISVGRNDTMLKNSQGKIDQFNDLSGDLKHLFKGDNRMAQTVTYLSPAMGDFRFGATYAADADSAQAGDNGFSTALMYGDANLKKTPIYAAIAYDSQVKGYDVLRASVQAKLGDFKLGGMYQTQEKSEGDNDSINGYLVSAAYDIKEVTLKAQYQDMEDTGDSWSVGADYKLAKPTKVFAFYTSRSMDDAADDDKYFGVGLEHKF
- the phoB gene encoding phosphate regulon transcriptional regulator PhoB; the encoded protein is MTARILIVEDELAIREMLTFVMEQHGFAASGAEDFDSAMAQLKEPYPDLILLDWMFPGGSGIQFAKSLKQDEFTRKIPIIMLTARGEEEDKVKGLEVGADDYITKPFSPKELVARIKAVLRRAAPTRLEDTIEVQGLILDPVSHRVSVGESVLDMGPTEFRLLHFFMTHPERVYSREQLLDNVWGTNVYVEDRTVDVHIRRLRKAIEPSGHDGLIQTVRGAGYRFSTRS